A part of Doryrhamphus excisus isolate RoL2022-K1 chromosome 8, RoL_Dexc_1.0, whole genome shotgun sequence genomic DNA contains:
- the dhx40 gene encoding probable ATP-dependent RNA helicase DHX40, whose product MPKSKSSRHPKENESKELPIYQHKAKLVQAVKDSTFLVVTGETGCGKTTQLPQYLHEAGFCKNGKICITQPRRVAAITVAQRVAQEMQCTLGKQVGYQVRFDDYTSQDTQVKYMTDGCLLREVLADPGLAQYAVVVLDEVHERSLNTDILLGLLKKVFSDPAEATKVRSFPLKVVVMSATMETDKLSTFLGDCPVFTIPGRTFPVTCTFGNAVGPKDLDSMGYVKEVVCVALDVHTSEMAGDILVFLTGQSEIEHACDFLFEKAESIDYRYDVQDKTVEGLLILPLYGSMPTDQQRQIFQPPPPGIRKCVVATNIAATSLTINGIKYIIDSGFVKQLNHNSRVGMDILEVVPISKSEARQRAGRAGRTSAGKCFRIYTKEFWEECMSEYTVPEIQRTSLTAVILTLKCLGVHDVIRFPYLDPPEERFILEALKQLYQFDAIDRRGRVTRLGELMVEFPLHPGLTRALLKAASLGCQDLLLPVAAMLSVENIFIRPGHPEKQKEADQSHRTLAAKSGGMNDFATLLAVFQLCQSSERPSAWCKDNWIHWRALKSAFSVETQLRDILLRLQQKRDFPVEKFDGNKKELFRRCLCTGYFTNVARRSVGKVFCTMDGHGSMVHIHPSSSLFEQEMELDWILFHDVLVTSRVYVRTVCPIRYEWVKELLPKLHEVDVYELSSVARQEVTEEEVIKWESREAAKRQPEVSTEDVLKKLEKRNNERTVSDARIRYLQRKQQRQQNSKAP is encoded by the exons ATGCCCAAATCGAAATCATCACGGCACCCAAAAGAAAACGAGTCCAAAGAGTTGCCAATTTACCAGCATAAAGCCAAACTGGTCCAGGCTGTGAAAGATAGCACTTTCTTGGTGGTCACAGGCGAGACAGGCTGCGGGAAAACCACACAGCTTCCACAATATTTACACGAAGCAG GTTTttgtaaaaatggcaaaatttgcaTCACCCAGCCCCGCAGAGTGGCTGCCATCACGGTTGCTCAGAGGGTTGCCCAGGAGATGCAATGCACTCTGGGTAAACAGGTGGGCTATCAGGTGCGCTTTGACGACTATACGTCACAG GACACGCAGGTGAAGTACATGACGGATGGCTGTTTGCTCAGAGAGGTCCTGGCAGACCCAGGACTAGCTCAATATGCCGTGGTGGTCTTGGATGAGGTCCATGAGCGAAGCCTCAACACA GATATCCTCCTGGGCTTGCTAAAGAAAGTCTTCTCTGATCCCGCTGAGGCAACAAAGGTACGCTCTTTCCCACTGAAAGTGGTGGTGATGTCGGCTACCATGGAAACAGACAAACTTTCCACCTTCCTGGGCGACTGTCCCGTATTCACGATACCCGGGAGGACCTTTCCTGTTACATGCACATTTGGCAACGCTGTAGGACCCAAGGACTTGGACAGCATGGGTTATGTGAAGGAG GTTGTGTGCGTGGCCCTGGATGTCCACACCAGTGAGATGGCAGGagatattttggtgtttttaacAG GTCAGTCAGAAATTGAACACGCCTGCGATTTCCTGTTTGAGAAAGCCGAGTCTATAGATTACCGCTACGATGTACAGGATAAAACAGTTGAAGGACTCCTTATTTTACCCCTCTATGGTTCCATGCCTACTG ATCAACAGCGGCAGATCTTTCAGCCGCCTCCTCCCGGAATAAGGAAGTGCGTTGTGGCCACAAACATCGCAGCGACATCTCTCACCATCAACGGCATTAA GTACATCATCGACAGCGGTTTTGTCAAACAACTCAACCACAACTCCAGGGTGGGCATGGACATTTTGGAAGTGGTGCCCATTTCTAA GAGTGAGGCCCGTCAGAGAGCGGGCCGAGCTGGAAGAACGTCAGCTGGGAAGTGTTTCCGCATATACACGAAGGAATTCTGGGAGGAGTGCATGTCGGAATATACGGTTCCAGAGATCCAGAGGACAAGTCTGACGGCAGTGATCCTCACCCTCAAGTGCCTGGGTGTTCATGATGTCATTCG GTTCCCTTACTTGGACCCTCCAGAGGAGAGGTTTATCCTGGAGGCGTTGAAACAGCTGTATCAGTTTGATGCTATTGACAG GAGGGGTCGAGTGACTCGCCTGGGGGAGCTGATGGTGGAGTTCCCTCTGCACCCGGGCCTCACCAGGGCTTTGCTCAAAGCCGCTTCACTCGGCTGCCAGGACCTTCTGCTTCCAGTGGCCGCCATGTTGTCTGTGGAGAATATCTTCATACGACCAG GCCACCCTGAGAAGCAGAAAGAGGCCGATCAAAGTCACAGGACACTGGCAGCCAAGAGCGGCGGAATGAACGACTTTGCCACACTTCTTGCCGTCTTCCAACTGTGTCAGTCCAG CGAAAGACCTTCTGCTTGGTGCAAGGACAATTGGATCCACTGGAGGGCGCTGAAATCTGCATTTAGCGTGGAGACTCAGCTGCGTGACATTCTCCTCCGCCTGCAACAA AAGAGAGACTTCCCAGTGGAGAAGTTTGACGGCAATAAAAAGGAACTTTTTAGACGGTGCCTGTGCACGGGATACTTCACAAACGTAGCGAGAAG ATCTGTTGGGAAGGTGTTTTGCACAATGGATGGTCACGGATCCATGGTTCACATCCACCCATCGTCATCG CTGTTTGAGCAGGAGATGGAGCTGGACTGGATTCTCTTCCACGATGTGCTGGTGACATCGCGGGTCTACGTCAGGACCGTGTGTCCCATCAGATATGAGTGGGTGAAGGAGCTGCTCCCCAAACTGCACGAGGTGGACGTCTACGAGCTCAGTAGCGTGGCGAGACAAGAAGTGACTGAGGAGGAGGTGATCAAGTGGGAGAGCAGGGAGGCGGCGAAAAGACAACCAG AGGTTTCTACTGAGGATGTCTTGAAGAAACTGGAGAAGCGAAATAATGAAAGAACTGTCAGTGACGCTCGCATTCGCTACCTGCAGCGCAAGcaacaaagacaacaaaacaGTAAAGCTCCCTGA